ACTGCGATGCGGACAGGATGGATTATCTCACCCGCCTTGATCCCTAACTCCTCAACCAGCTCACGTAACACTTGCTCCGCAGTCTCCTTGTTGAACTCGTGGAGTTTCTCCAAACGCTCGCGGTATAAGAGAAGCCACCGCTTCACCGCCTCCGGGTCCTTGCGGAAGTGCTTGTTCAGGCCTTCCTCGTCGTAGGTCAAATCGTCGCAGACGTATGGGAGGAGGGCGTCGTAAACCTCGGCTAATGTACGCGAACGCTCGGCGATCAATGGCAAAACCTTGGACAAAAAGTCTGGGGAGGAGTATTCACGAGGCAGGGTGATCCCCTGATAATCCAGCCATTCCTGGAATACCTTGAGTAGTTCTTCTTTACCCATCGCCCGCAGGTACTCGCCGTTCATCCATTCCAGCTTCTTCATATCGAATATGGCGTTGGAGGTGTTGATGCGCTCCAGGCTGAAGAGTGCGACCAACTCCTGACGCGAGATGATTTCTCTATCTCCACCCGGTGACCAGCCAAGAAGGGCAAGGAAGTTTACCATGGCGTCGGCAAGGTAGCCCATCCTGCGGAACTCTTCTAAAGACATGGCGCCGTGGCGCTTGGAGAGTTTCTTTTTATCCTCCCCCAGGATCAAGGGCAGGTGGGCGAAGGCCGGTATCTCCCAGCCGAACGCCTGATAGAGAAGTATCTGCTTCGTGGTGTTTGAGATGTGCTCCACCGCACGCAGCACGTGGGATATCTCCATGAGGTGATCGTCGGCAACCACCGCGAAATTGTATGTTGGAATCCCGTTTGAGCGCACGATGACAAAGTCGTCTATGTCCTTGTGTTCGCGGGTGATTGAGCCGTGGATGAGGTCAGTGAATGTAGTCTTACCCTCCGGAACAAGGAAGCGGATAGCCGGTTTGATTCCTTCCGCTTCGAACTCTTTCTTTTGCTCCTCAGTGAGATTCAGACATCTGCGATCATATCTCCAGGCGCGCCGCTGTGCGTCGGCCTTTTTGCGCTCGGCTTCAAGACGTTCAGGGGTGCAGTAGCATTTGTAGGCATGACCTGATGCGATGAGCTTCTCTGCATACTCCTGATAGATATCCATGCGCTGAGACTGGTAGTAGGGACCCTCGTCAAAGGTGATACCGAGCCAGCCGAGGCCTCTTATGATGGCCTGGGCCGACTCTTCGGTGGAGCGCTCAACGTCGGTGTCCTCGATTCTGAGAACGAACGTCCCGCCGTACGAGCAGGCAAACAGGTAATTGTAAAGCGCCGATCTAGCCAGCCCCACGTGTATCGCCCCGGTGGGCGAGGGGGCGATACGGACGCGAACCTTGGATCTTTCTTCAGACATCAACTCTCCTGAACACGGGATTTTCTGACAATTCGAACAACCCGTCCCCCTGATGTGTTACGGGGGTGTGTTACGGGTAAGCGGAGAGGGGGGGATTCGAACCCCCGGTACGGTTTTACCCGTACAACCGCTTAGCAAGCGGTCGCCTTCGACCACTCGGCCACCTCTCCGGGATCATCCTGAATCCATATACCTCCTCCAAGATAGAATTATATAAAATAGTCGGGAATGTCAAATACGACCTTGTCCTGGATCTACCTTTCTCCCAAACCTAAGCTCTTCAGTAGTTCAGCATTGCGAAGCCGCCCGCTATCAGGATTATGAGGGATACGATTATTCCGATCCCTGCCATGATAATGGCGATGATAGCTACTATGCCAAGTATGGTGAAGACGGTTTTCAGCTTGGAATGATACTCAATCAGATCGGCTGGAGTAGTCTTTGTCACAAACTCATCCCCTCTGGATGCCGCCTGGGTCAACAGTACTCCGATCCATATTGGAAGCCAGGCAACAACGATTCCTACAAGGGTCAAAGCCATCAGGGCACCATCAATGATGGAGAGGATTCCCAGAAGCTTCATCCATCCCTTTGTATCCTTTATATTTGCACGGAGCTGCTCGATGGTGGCAGCGTCAAGTCCGGACGCCATCGGGGTCGTAGTCTCCATGAACTCCTCCTTTGACAGACGTTTGACTTACCACCAATTATACATAGAAACGCAGAATGTCAATAGAGCTGTCCTTGCGTTAAAGAACAAAGGCGACCGTAAGGGCGCCTACATTGTCTGTTCTGCTCCTTTTCTCGCTTGCGAGAAAAGGAGCATTTATTCTCGGGGTCCCCGCGAAGTTACTTTGGGATATGCCCCCACTTCCGGCTGGGGCATAAAGCATAAGGGGGCTCTAGCCTTCTTTTAGATTCTTCCTGCGATCTTTTTTCGCTCTGCGAAAAAAGGAGCATATATTCTCGGGGTCCCCAACCGAAAGCGACGCTTTCGGTTGGGGTAAAACGGAGGGTGAGGGACTCGAACCCCCAAGCCCCACTCAAGGGGCGGCAGATTTCAAGTCTGCTGCGTTACCAGTTACGCTAACCCTCCAGAACGCTACGCGTTCTTACGGGTTACCGTCGGCTTGAGGCCGTACGCTAACCTTTCATATTACTACGCGTTCTTACGGGTTACCGTCGGCTTGAGGCCGTATGCTAACCCTTCATATTACTACTCAATCTGGAGGCCGCATCGGTGCTACGCACCGTCTTTATATTATGGCGCTCCAGGTTGTCAAGATTAAAGCCTACTCCAGAAACGACTTATGTCAAGCCCTTACATACCCCACCGTTTCAATACGTCTCGGTTTGGGTCCTCAATGCCCCCTGTCGCCGGAGTGTGCGGTGGTTCACTACGTTATAGGGATGTCATGTACCTCCAAGTTGCCACATTCCGCGCACGGACGGAAGGTTCTGCGGTGAACCGGAGAGAGTCCCAACCGACGCAGACAGTCTACATGCTCGCGAGTGGGATAACCTTTGTGTCTTGAAAACTCGTATCCAGGGTAGTTCTCATCGAGCTGGCGCATGTAACGATCACGCAAGACCTTGGCTACGACTGAAGCCGCTGCCACCGAAAGAGACTGCGCATCGGCCTGGGGAAAGTGTTCCTGGGGCCATGGTAGATCAGGGATCTTCTGATTACCATCCACGAAAACGAGCTCCGGTTCCACCCGTAGTGCCAAACGCTCGCACGCCCTACGCATCGCCTTGAGTGCGGCGGTCAATATATCGGTTTCGTCTATCTCCTGAGCTGGAATGAACCCTACGCCTACTCCCAGAGCCTTTGTGAGTATGTGGCTGAAGAGCTCTTGCCGCCGACATGGGGTAAGTTTTTTTGAGTCGCATACCCCGGCTATCTCGACGCCCGGTGGTAATACAACCGCGGCCCCCACCACCGGCCCTGCCAAAGCCCCGCGCCCTGCTTCATCAACCCCGCAGAGTAACCTAACCTTCCTCCACGCCTCGAGATCCAGATTTAGTTGCAGCATCCGTTGCCTCCTTGGATGGAGCCTCTGGGGGTTTCTGTTCAGTTACCACATCCGCTGCGGCTTCAGATGCCTCCTCTATAGCCTCCTGGCCGACCGACTTAGCCGTCACCTTGGGTTTCTTCTTTACATCGCCCTTCTTGCGAACCACCCGCTCCTTGACGTAACGTCCCTTCCCGACCTTCTCACGCAGGTAGTAAAGCTTGGCGCGACGCACCTTGCCGTATCGCACCACCTCTACCTTCTCTATCACCGGCGAGTGCAACGGGAATATGCGCTCGATACCAATCCCTTGGGAAATCTTACGCAACGTAAAACTGCGATTCGGTCCACTTCCCCGAATCTGGATGCAGAGACCTTGGAATACCTGAACCTTATCCTTCTTACCTTCATGGATACGGAAGAAGACCTTAACCGTATCCCCCGGTCCAAACTTCTTAAGATCTGAACGCAGAAGTTCCTTTTCAACCTCTATGAGCCTGTTCACCTAAAACCTCCAAAAGCAACATTGGATCTTCATCATCCAGTGGCAACCTGGCCAGAAGATCCGGTCGACGCGCAAGGGTCTGAGCTAAGGCCTGCTTACGCCTCCACCGGCGAACCTCTTCGTGGTGCCCCGAAAGCAGCACCGCCGGGACACGCCTGCCCATAAACTCCTCCGGACGGGTATAGGTCGGCGCGGAAAGCAACCCGCAGGTAAATGAATCCGTCTCGACCGACTCCATCGCTCCTACCACACCCCCAAGTAGCCTTACTATCCCCTCAATCATCACGAGGGCCGCTGCCTCGCCTCCACCTATCACATAATCACCGATCGACAGCTCCTCATCCACCCATTCCCTTATTCGTTCATCTATCCCCTTGTATCGACTGCAGAGAAAGACGATATGCTCCTTTGCGCTCAGGCGAACGAAGTCTCCCTGGATGAGCCTTTTACCCTTAGGGGTCGGCAAAACCACCCAGGGCTTCTCAACGCTTCTCTTCTTCTCTCCCTCCTC
This genomic window from candidate division TA06 bacterium B3_TA06 contains:
- a CDS encoding glutamate--tRNA ligase encodes the protein MSEERSKVRVRIAPSPTGAIHVGLARSALYNYLFACSYGGTFVLRIEDTDVERSTEESAQAIIRGLGWLGITFDEGPYYQSQRMDIYQEYAEKLIASGHAYKCYCTPERLEAERKKADAQRRAWRYDRRCLNLTEEQKKEFEAEGIKPAIRFLVPEGKTTFTDLIHGSITREHKDIDDFVIVRSNGIPTYNFAVVADDHLMEISHVLRAVEHISNTTKQILLYQAFGWEIPAFAHLPLILGEDKKKLSKRHGAMSLEEFRRMGYLADAMVNFLALLGWSPGGDREIISRQELVALFSLERINTSNAIFDMKKLEWMNGEYLRAMGKEELLKVFQEWLDYQGITLPREYSSPDFLSKVLPLIAERSRTLAEVYDALLPYVCDDLTYDEEGLNKHFRKDPEAVKRWLLLYRERLEKLHEFNKETAEQVLRELVEELGIKAGEIIHPVRIAVTGRTVGPPLFNCLELLGRERVLERLANLPE
- a CDS encoding ribonuclease HII, which produces MLQLNLDLEAWRKVRLLCGVDEAGRGALAGPVVGAAVVLPPGVEIAGVCDSKKLTPCRRQELFSHILTKALGVGVGFIPAQEIDETDILTAALKAMRRACERLALRVEPELVFVDGNQKIPDLPWPQEHFPQADAQSLSVAAASVVAKVLRDRYMRQLDENYPGYEFSRHKGYPTREHVDCLRRLGLSPVHRRTFRPCAECGNLEVHDIPIT
- the rplS gene encoding 50S ribosomal protein L19 — its product is MNRLIEVEKELLRSDLKKFGPGDTVKVFFRIHEGKKDKVQVFQGLCIQIRGSGPNRSFTLRKISQGIGIERIFPLHSPVIEKVEVVRYGKVRRAKLYYLREKVGKGRYVKERVVRKKGDVKKKPKVTAKSVGQEAIEEASEAAADVVTEQKPPEAPSKEATDAATKSGSRGVEEG
- a CDS encoding tRNA (guanosine(37)-N1)-methyltransferase TrmD, yielding MRITILSGLPCYLQSALWSGHLRIAQERGAVEISVLHLRDFAQDSYRSIDDEPYGGGGGMVLKVEPVWGALEALGVVCEGSEEEGEKKRSVEKPWVVLPTPKGKRLIQGDFVRLSAKEHIVFLCSRYKGIDERIREWVDEELSIGDYVIGGGEAAALVMIEGIVRLLGGVVGAMESVETDSFTCGLLSAPTYTRPEEFMGRRVPAVLLSGHHEEVRRWRRKQALAQTLARRPDLLARLPLDDEDPMLLLEVLGEQAHRG